The genomic region aCAGTTTTcgttatattcattttcatcgtttttttttattttcttttcttcAATCTGTTGTAAATTTTGTATTACATCTTTAACAAAAGTGTTGTTAgtaaaattttttgttttaattttttttttttcattatttaagaCAAAACCATAacatatacatttatattctACGTCTTTAGAAAAcatgttcatatttttgtatattgaaaaaatttgCATAAAATGATTCTTTTGATTTTCATCTACaacataaattattttatcagctttttcaaaatacactctataatatatagaagCTAAATCTATACCTGCATATGTATAAgctatatcattttttaaagttaaaatatgataattttttttcaaaatatttatatctccattttttaaatcgtCATAAATTTTATCTTGTACTTGTACAACTTCATAATAATCTTTATCATTGCAATTTATTTTAGTTTTTTCGATctctaaattttttttttttttaaaaagtacacataatttatttccaaatttaaaaagaatcttttttttttccatttcttCTAAAACTTTAGGAACATATTTCACATAAAAATCTTCCCCTTTTTCGATTAGTTTATGAATCTTGAATATTCGAAGAATCTCATCATTttcctaaaaaaaaaaataaaaaaagtatagtTACAATGATTAATGGTTTgtagaaaaataattgagTTTTACCAAAATAgcgaattatatatatagtaaaaaattgtgtatatatattaggataaaaaaacaaacaaataattattttttaaatatgaaaaggtaattagtaataaaataattgtctataaataatttacttTTCTTGTTTTATCACAAAGAACATTCCATAATTGTATAGTTTTatcatcatatttatacattaaagataaaatatgtttagtACATTTTTGAAACAAGGTATTAATAGAATACAGTTCTTtagatattttatatgcattatcaatattatctaaatttatattttctattttgtttatgttaaatttttcataattatcataaaaattgttttctttcaaattatttaaaatatccaaatactttttaacaatttgaaaattttcatttttttctacaaAAATATCAGAAAAGCAATTATTATTcgttttaatattttctgaATTTTGTAATAAAGAAGATGAATTAATAACAAATTGATTACACCAATTTTcagacaaaaaaaaaataaaaaaagttatgACCATTGCTATATTAGAATTCCAATTCCCAATATGATTTCGACTTTTtacattaaaattaaaataatcaaaaatattatttaatgcatatcctaaaaataatgattttAAATGACCAACATGCATATGCTTTGCCATATTAACTCCACAATAATCTAACACAactacattttttttttcgtctgtttttatttgatcattttgtttattttcatttaattgaGTATGAAATTCATAAAATcttctttttatatattcatctTTTACccttatatttaatataccGTTTTGAGATAATCGTATATCATCAATTATATCAGAGCATTCGTTTTTCAAGGATtcgattattttttgtcgAAAATGTTTATGCTCATTCTCACTTCCATTAATAGAAACACCATCACGAATATCTTTATCAATAAACATAATTATTCCTGATTGATATTCATAATCATCATAaagtttattatattctaaTAAGTATTGTTTTGGTAtcaataaattttcattttttattactttttttacgacatttttaattgcattatttaatatttcatatatttgtacttccttttttatatcattatgtGGATTACTATATAGAGAGGAATGTAAATGTGTATTTAgactatttatttttttttgtttgctTTTCCCTTTCTTCaatgatattattttatttctttctaaatatgcatttatatatctagttttttttttaatctggttatataaataactacaatcatttaaaatatgactcatttgtttaaatttaaattcttccaaaaaaaaaaaaaaaacccACACCATAAACACCCATCTATTCATTATCCATTATACATTTCATcgatttttaatatttattcatttatatatattgcatactatttattaaaataatgtaaCTAATATGTGACATTTTATtcaattataaatttgtttatcacaatttttaattaattataatcatATACTTATGCTTAACCAACcttacaaataaaaaaaaaaaaaaaaaaaaattagcaTGAACGTTCatgtaaaaaatgtgaaaaataaaatatcacTTGCTACCAATAACTTATTTACGAGAgcatattaaatatatgtaatgatgatgtttaaaaaaaataaatattataatccTCAATATAACACAAAAAGCTCagcaaataaataaataaaaaaaattgtatgtatatatttatacaaattgCTGGAAATCCAATTTAACTATCAAATTTTCCAacatgtaataaaaaattttttttttttcaaaaccATCCATCGAATATTCAACAGAAAATTAAgtcaatttttttgatacgAAGTTTTATAAACATTTCTACATTTTCTTTCTCTGTATATCGTATACTTATTTATCACAGTTTTGTTTCAAACCCAAAGATTGAACCCTTAGTAtgcatacatacatatgcatatatatacatgctTATACATAATCCCTCTAGAAGTTGTA from Plasmodium berghei ANKA genome assembly, chromosome: 8 harbors:
- a CDS encoding arginine--tRNA ligase, putative codes for the protein MNRWVFMVWVFFFFLEEFKFKQMSHILNDCSYLYNQIKKKTRYINAYLERNKIISLKKGKSKQKKINSLNTHLHSSLYSNPHNDIKKEVQIYEILNNAIKNVVKKVIKNENLLIPKQYLLEYNKLYDDYEYQSGIIMFIDKDIRDGVSINGSENEHKHFRQKIIESLKNECSDIIDDIRLSQNGILNIRVKDEYIKRRFYEFHTQLNENKQNDQIKTDEKKNVVVLDYCGVNMAKHMHVGHLKSLFLGYALNNIFDYFNFNVKSRNHIGNWNSNIAMVITFFIFFLSENWCNQFVINSSSLLQNSENIKTNNNCFSDIFVEKNENFQIVKKYLDILNNLKENNFYDNYEKFNINKIENINLDNIDNAYKISKELYSINTLFQKCTKHILSLMYKYDDKTIQLWNVLCDKTRKENDEILRIFKIHKLIEKGEDFYVKYVPKVLEEMEKKKILFKFGNKLCVLFKKKKNLEIEKTKINCNDKDYYEVVQVQDKIYDDLKNGDINILKKNYHILTLKNDIAYTYAGIDLASIYYRVYFEKADKIIYVVDENQKNHFMQIFSIYKNMNMFSKDVEYKCICYGFVLNNEKKKIKTKNFTNNTFVKDVIQNLQQIEEKKIKKNDENEYNENCYDDNNEGKFIYNKRYYTKKNYKNLLLSSIVYSYISVKNCKRQTINNLINSYNFEYIYIINNYNDIYFILGNLKKSDYSFIYEEKYYINMDYRLKKLLLDIMNFKNILKNVIYNYNVDKLCSYLFSLSQKTHHFARDSFNKNFLHNFEEKNIHKFLNFIKNISKEKIANTIINLEKKKYDIFDDEKITYLNLFINFIKSDKDHNPTINKINSFSKDELNKIMSFFLNKTFEIIVMQSYLFIVSEIFDILNLYLVKFDTPEIIK